One window of the Streptococcus parasanguinis ATCC 15912 genome contains the following:
- a CDS encoding inositol monophosphatase family protein, whose amino-acid sequence MKNKLEFAKQIVLEAGDYLRLHLHDDLMISKKTGPTDLVTQMDQQVQKDLVEKITNRYPEDRIFAEEDGLRSPISEGSVWVIDPIDGTNNFVTQKEDFAVMVAYFEDGIGQFGLIYDVMRDHLFYGGGEFPVYRNEVELTPFVDQPLEDFLIASNVGMLEKNDWGMADLGMDSLGIRVYGSAGISFSKILSGGILAYFSYIWPWDYAAAAIMGDQLGYTVLNLNGDKPNYQTVEPIMMVPKVKLTEIQTYLKKGRS is encoded by the coding sequence TTGAAGAATAAGTTAGAGTTTGCCAAACAAATCGTTTTAGAGGCTGGAGACTACTTGCGTCTTCATCTCCATGATGACTTGATGATCTCAAAAAAGACTGGGCCGACAGATTTAGTAACCCAGATGGACCAACAGGTTCAAAAGGATTTGGTTGAAAAAATCACAAATCGCTACCCAGAAGATCGGATTTTTGCGGAGGAAGATGGCCTTCGCTCCCCGATTTCAGAAGGATCCGTTTGGGTGATTGATCCCATTGATGGGACCAATAATTTTGTGACCCAAAAGGAAGATTTTGCGGTGATGGTGGCCTATTTTGAAGACGGAATTGGTCAGTTTGGCCTGATCTACGATGTTATGCGGGATCATCTTTTTTACGGGGGTGGAGAATTCCCTGTTTATCGCAATGAGGTTGAACTGACGCCCTTTGTGGACCAACCTCTGGAAGACTTTCTGATTGCTTCAAATGTCGGCATGCTTGAGAAAAATGACTGGGGCATGGCCGATCTTGGTATGGATTCCCTTGGCATTCGGGTCTACGGAAGTGCCGGTATTAGCTTTTCAAAAATTCTCTCAGGTGGGATTCTAGCTTATTTTAGCTACATCTGGCCTTGGGATTATGCCGCAGCTGCGATTATGGGGGACCAGTTAGGCTATACCGTTTTAAATCTAAATGGGGATAAACCTAATTACCAGACAGTCGAACCCATTATGATGGTTCCAAAAGTGAAGTTAACAGAGATTCAAACCTATCTTAAGAAAGGGAGAAGTTAA